One genomic segment of Euzebya pacifica includes these proteins:
- a CDS encoding signal peptidase I → MAVRPPDQTRQLSSSSTASVNKHPPTRSGPGPLPDRGLFAAAAWLASTLWLVAAGLVVVVAVIVVALPGTHLLTVTSGSMSPALDPGDVVIVVAREESLAVGQLATFPDTGRGGLLVTHRVVDHTDVDGQLAYATRGDANQSADPTPVPHSDLVGVVRIVLPDVGRLLPTGPHGPLPGVTALLLTVISVLMVLQYGRRSG, encoded by the coding sequence ATGGCGGTCCGCCCGCCCGACCAGACGCGCCAGCTGAGCTCTTCGTCGACGGCCTCCGTCAACAAGCACCCGCCGACACGATCTGGCCCCGGCCCACTGCCGGACCGGGGGCTGTTCGCAGCTGCGGCATGGCTGGCCTCGACGCTGTGGTTGGTCGCAGCCGGGTTGGTCGTGGTGGTCGCCGTGATCGTCGTTGCGCTGCCCGGCACGCACCTGCTGACGGTCACGTCCGGGTCGATGAGTCCTGCGCTGGACCCCGGCGACGTCGTCATCGTCGTCGCACGGGAGGAGTCCCTGGCCGTCGGGCAGCTGGCCACGTTCCCCGACACGGGCCGCGGTGGCTTGCTGGTCACCCACCGGGTGGTCGACCACACCGACGTCGACGGCCAGCTGGCCTACGCCACCCGCGGGGACGCCAACCAGTCGGCCGACCCGACCCCTGTCCCCCACAGCGACCTGGTCGGTGTCGTCCGGATCGTCCTGCCCGACGTCGGCCGGCTCCTCCCCACGGGCCCGCACGGGCCACTGCCGGGTGTGACCGCCCTGCTCCTCACCGTGATATCGGTCCTCATGGTATTGCAATACGGTCGTCGGTCGGGTTAG